Genomic window (Syntrophobacterales bacterium):
CGCAATCCGGCCTATTCGGTCAAGTGCCGCATCGGCGCCAACATGATCTGGGATGCCGAAAAACGCGGCATCCTGAAACCGGGCGTGGAGATCATCGAGCCGACCAGCGGCAACACCGGGATCGCGCTGGCCTATGTCGCGGCCGCACGGGGGTACAAACTGACACTGACGATGCCCGAGACGATGAGCATCGAACGAAGGAAGGTGCTGGCCGCGCTGGGCGCCAATCTGATCCTGACCCCCGGCGCCGAGGGGATGAAGGGGGCGATCAGCCGTGCCGAAGGGATTGCGGCCTCCGATCCGCAGCGATACTTCCTTCCCCAGCAGTTCAAAAACCCGGCCAACCCGGATATCCATGAAAGGACGACCGGTCCGGAGATCTGGAACGACACGGACGGCGCCGTCGACGTCCTGGTCTCCGGCGTCGGCACAGGCGGGACCATCACCGGGATTTCCCGTTACCTCAAGCGCACCCGGGGCAAGCAGATTCTCTCCGTGGCCGTCGAGCCCGGGGAGAGCCCTGTGAT
Coding sequences:
- the cysK gene encoding cysteine synthase A; its protein translation is MAKIYEDNSLSIGNTPLIRINHLAGGFRGTVLAKIEGRNPAYSVKCRIGANMIWDAEKRGILKPGVEIIEPTSGNTGIALAYVAAARGYKLTLTMPETMSIERRKVLAALGANLILTPGAEGMKGAISRAEGIAASDPQRYFLPQQFKNPANPDIHERTTGPEIWNDTDGAVDVLVSGVGTGGTITGISRYLKRTRGKQILSVAVEPGESPVISQKLAGVEIKPGPHKIQGIGAGFIPDTLDLSIVDRVEQVESGEAIEFARRLAKEEGLLAGISSGAAMAAAIHLTRSDEFAGKTIVVIMPDAAERYLSTVLFEGI